The following proteins are encoded in a genomic region of Leucoraja erinacea ecotype New England chromosome 21, Leri_hhj_1, whole genome shotgun sequence:
- the LOC129707496 gene encoding uncharacterized protein LOC129707496 isoform X8 codes for MDVTCGAVGAGSSGVKSSEKQLQIQGGCRNGCHLWSSGGRQLRCEERGIAAEPGWMQKWMSHVEQWVQPAQGGCRNGWHMWSSGCRQLRCEERGIAADPGRCWYFFGGGEMGSLFRALITYSNQAIISTLLVVHNFVVLLSNYKYYFEILVINKLCISFHYRMACSTSPVIHFLSMSRVDTILVIT; via the exons ATGGATGTCACATGTGGAGCAGTGGGGGCAGGCAGCTCAG GTGTGAAGAGCTCCGAGAAACAGCTGCAGATCCAG GGTGGATGCAGAAATGGATGTCACCTGTGGAGCAGTGGGGGCAGGCAGCTCAG GTGTGAAGAGCGAGGAATAGCTGCAGAGCCAG GGTGGATGCAGAAATGGATGTCACATGTGGAGCAGTGGGTGCAGCCAGCTCAG GGTGGATGCAGAAATGGATGGCACATGTGGAGCAGTGGGTGCAGGCAGCTCAG GTGTGAAGAGCGAGGAATAGCTGCAGATCCAGGTAGGTGTTGGTACTTTtttgggggtggggagatgggTTCCTTATTTCGAGCTCTCATCACTTATTCCAACCAGGCAATTATCTCCACTTTACTAGTAGTTCACaattttgttgttttattgtccaattataaatattattttgaaaTTCTAGTGATAAATAAATTGTGTATTTCCTTCCACTACCGTATGGCCTGCTCTACTTCTCCAGTAATTCATTTTTTGAGCATGTCACGAGTAGACACCATTTTAGTGATTACATGA
- the LOC129707496 gene encoding uncharacterized protein LOC129707496 isoform X6, producing MDVTCGAVGAGSSGVKSSEKQLQIQGGCRNGCHMWSSGCSQLRVDAEMDGTCGAVGAGSSGVKSCEEQLQIQGGCRNGWHMWSSGCRQLRCEERGIAADPGRCWYFFGGGEMGSLFRALITYSNQAIISTLLVVHNFVVLLSNYKYYFEILVINKLCISFHYRMACSTSPVIHFLSMSRVDTILVIT from the exons ATGGATGTCACATGTGGAGCAGTGGGGGCAGGCAGCTCAG GTGTGAAGAGCTCCGAGAAACAGCTGCAGATCCAG GGTGGATGCAGAAATGGATGTCACATGTGGAGCAGTGGGTGCAGCCAGCTCAG GGTGGATGCAGAAATGGATGGCACATGTGGAGCAGTGGGTGCAGGCAGCTCAG GAGTGAAGAGCTGCGAGGAACAGCTGCAGATCCAG GGTGGATGCAGAAATGGATGGCACATGTGGAGCAGTGGGTGCAGGCAGCTCAG GTGTGAAGAGCGAGGAATAGCTGCAGATCCAGGTAGGTGTTGGTACTTTtttgggggtggggagatgggTTCCTTATTTCGAGCTCTCATCACTTATTCCAACCAGGCAATTATCTCCACTTTACTAGTAGTTCACaattttgttgttttattgtccaattataaatattattttgaaaTTCTAGTGATAAATAAATTGTGTATTTCCTTCCACTACCGTATGGCCTGCTCTACTTCTCCAGTAATTCATTTTTTGAGCATGTCACGAGTAGACACCATTTTAGTGATTACATGA
- the LOC129707496 gene encoding uncharacterized protein LOC129707496 isoform X7, with the protein MDVTCGAVGAASSGVKSSEKQLQIQGGCRNGCHMWSSGCSQLRVDAEMDGTCGAVGAGSSGVKSCEEQLQIQGGCRNGWHMWSSGCRQLRCEERGIAADPGRCWYFFGGGEMGSLFRALITYSNQAIISTLLVVHNFVVLLSNYKYYFEILVINKLCISFHYRMACSTSPVIHFLSMSRVDTILVIT; encoded by the exons GTGTGAAGAGCTCCGAGAAACAGCTGCAGATCCAG GGTGGATGCAGAAATGGATGTCACATGTGGAGCAGTGGGTGCAGCCAGCTCAG GGTGGATGCAGAAATGGATGGCACATGTGGAGCAGTGGGTGCAGGCAGCTCAG GAGTGAAGAGCTGCGAGGAACAGCTGCAGATCCAG GGTGGATGCAGAAATGGATGGCACATGTGGAGCAGTGGGTGCAGGCAGCTCAG GTGTGAAGAGCGAGGAATAGCTGCAGATCCAGGTAGGTGTTGGTACTTTtttgggggtggggagatgggTTCCTTATTTCGAGCTCTCATCACTTATTCCAACCAGGCAATTATCTCCACTTTACTAGTAGTTCACaattttgttgttttattgtccaattataaatattattttgaaaTTCTAGTGATAAATAAATTGTGTATTTCCTTCCACTACCGTATGGCCTGCTCTACTTCTCCAGTAATTCATTTTTTGAGCATGTCACGAGTAGACACCATTTTAGTGATTACATGA
- the LOC129707496 gene encoding uncharacterized protein LOC129707496 isoform X9: MDVTCGAVGAASSGVKSSEKQLQIQGGCRNGCHLWSSGGRQLRCEERGIAAEPGWMQKWMSHVEQWVQPAQGGCRNGWHMWSSGCRQLRCEERGIAADPGRCWYFFGGGEMGSLFRALITYSNQAIISTLLVVHNFVVLLSNYKYYFEILVINKLCISFHYRMACSTSPVIHFLSMSRVDTILVIT; the protein is encoded by the exons GTGTGAAGAGCTCCGAGAAACAGCTGCAGATCCAG GGTGGATGCAGAAATGGATGTCACCTGTGGAGCAGTGGGGGCAGGCAGCTCAG GTGTGAAGAGCGAGGAATAGCTGCAGAGCCAG GGTGGATGCAGAAATGGATGTCACATGTGGAGCAGTGGGTGCAGCCAGCTCAG GGTGGATGCAGAAATGGATGGCACATGTGGAGCAGTGGGTGCAGGCAGCTCAG GTGTGAAGAGCGAGGAATAGCTGCAGATCCAGGTAGGTGTTGGTACTTTtttgggggtggggagatgggTTCCTTATTTCGAGCTCTCATCACTTATTCCAACCAGGCAATTATCTCCACTTTACTAGTAGTTCACaattttgttgttttattgtccaattataaatattattttgaaaTTCTAGTGATAAATAAATTGTGTATTTCCTTCCACTACCGTATGGCCTGCTCTACTTCTCCAGTAATTCATTTTTTGAGCATGTCACGAGTAGACACCATTTTAGTGATTACATGA
- the LOC129707494 gene encoding uncharacterized protein LOC129707494, with product MRRCVGAVSSSLFPCTIALPALTLSPCLHSLSPCLHLLSLPACTHSLSLPALSFSLPALSFSHSSLSFSLPALSFSLPALSFSHSSLSFSLPALFLPACTLFLPLFTLSLPACTLSLSLSLSLSLSPSLSPLHTPRTLSLHFHHRSLSPSSPGPEICLPRHCLARCSFMLFMEQRQSSTMILLIVFNKRLYLTLKLFIFINPCGIACSSEISGIMFSFKALSHLRVLGTQITGLPHRVDEHGHHVAARGRSTEKRGGVWSRARYRGAPKFCSEQNLCAPPACRITDGQSGAGPRPWHDATSRLQKQLNQANDRRCGRYPPPLLLPERGQEN from the coding sequence ATGAGGAGGTGTGTTGGTGCGGTCTCATCTTCTCTCTTTCCCTGCACTATCGCCCTGcctgctctcactctctctccctgcctgcactcgctctctccctgcctgcacttgctctctctccctgcctgtactcactctctctccctgcctgctctctctttctccctgcctgcactctctttctcccactcttcactctctttctccctgcctgctctctctttctccctgccTGCACTCTCTTTCTCCCACTCTTCACTCTCTTTCTCCCTGCCTGCTCTCTTTCTCCCTGCCTGCACTCTCTTTCTCCCactcttcactctctctctccctgcctgcactctctctctctctctctctctctctctctctctctctccctctctctccccccttcacacTCCCCGCACTCTCTCACTGCACTTCCACCACCGTAGTCTCTCACCATCTTCCCCGGGCCCCGAGATCTGCCTCCCCCggcactgcctggcccgctgtagcTTCATGCTGTTTATGGAGCAGAGGCAATCATCCACGATGATTTTGTTGATTGTATTTAATAAAAGGCTATATTTGACTTtgaaattgtttatttttattaatcCATGTGGTATTGCTTGCTCAAGTGAGATCAGTGGAATAATGTTTagctttaaggccctgtcccacttgcgtgtccttggcacgcaaatcacGGGCCTTCCTCATCGCGTTGACGAGCACGGGCATCATGTGGCCGCACGGGGCAggtccactgagaagcgcggaggggtatggagtcgTGCGCGGTATCGCGGCGCTCCAaaattttgtagtgaacaaaatctttgcgcgccaccggcctgtcgcataactgacggccaaagtggggcaggcccaagaccctggcacgacgcaacgtctcgccTCCAAAAGCAGCTGAATCAAGCAAACGATCGCCGTTGCGGTCGgtatccgcccccacttctactcccagagcggggccaagaaaattga
- the LOC129707496 gene encoding uncharacterized protein LOC129707496 isoform X14 — protein MWSSGCSQLRVDAEMDGTCGAVGAGSSGVKSCEEQLQIQGGCRNGWHMWSSGCRQLRCEERGIAADPGRCWYFFGGGEMGSLFRALITYSNQAIISTLLVVHNFVVLLSNYKYYFEILVINKLCISFHYRMACSTSPVIHFLSMSRVDTILVIT, from the exons ATGTGGAGCAGTGGGTGCAGCCAGCTCAG GGTGGATGCAGAAATGGATGGCACATGTGGAGCAGTGGGTGCAGGCAGCTCAG GAGTGAAGAGCTGCGAGGAACAGCTGCAGATCCAG GGTGGATGCAGAAATGGATGGCACATGTGGAGCAGTGGGTGCAGGCAGCTCAG GTGTGAAGAGCGAGGAATAGCTGCAGATCCAGGTAGGTGTTGGTACTTTtttgggggtggggagatgggTTCCTTATTTCGAGCTCTCATCACTTATTCCAACCAGGCAATTATCTCCACTTTACTAGTAGTTCACaattttgttgttttattgtccaattataaatattattttgaaaTTCTAGTGATAAATAAATTGTGTATTTCCTTCCACTACCGTATGGCCTGCTCTACTTCTCCAGTAATTCATTTTTTGAGCATGTCACGAGTAGACACCATTTTAGTGATTACATGA
- the LOC129707496 gene encoding uncharacterized protein LOC129707496 isoform X17, translated as MDGTCGAVGAGSSGVKSCEEQLQIQGGCRNGWHMWSSGCRQLRCEERGIAADPGRCWYFFGGGEMGSLFRALITYSNQAIISTLLVVHNFVVLLSNYKYYFEILVINKLCISFHYRMACSTSPVIHFLSMSRVDTILVIT; from the exons ATGGATGGCACATGTGGAGCAGTGGGTGCAGGCAGCTCAG GAGTGAAGAGCTGCGAGGAACAGCTGCAGATCCAG GGTGGATGCAGAAATGGATGGCACATGTGGAGCAGTGGGTGCAGGCAGCTCAG GTGTGAAGAGCGAGGAATAGCTGCAGATCCAGGTAGGTGTTGGTACTTTtttgggggtggggagatgggTTCCTTATTTCGAGCTCTCATCACTTATTCCAACCAGGCAATTATCTCCACTTTACTAGTAGTTCACaattttgttgttttattgtccaattataaatattattttgaaaTTCTAGTGATAAATAAATTGTGTATTTCCTTCCACTACCGTATGGCCTGCTCTACTTCTCCAGTAATTCATTTTTTGAGCATGTCACGAGTAGACACCATTTTAGTGATTACATGA